A genome region from Chitinophagales bacterium includes the following:
- a CDS encoding L-serine ammonia-lyase, whose product MEAISVLDMFKIGVGPSSSHTLGPWRAAERFLKEIDKQLTNIQAVEIMLMGSLAKTGKGHGTDIAVLLGLSGADPVTFNVDSITPTINAIKDKREILLKGLVQVPFHYETQLMFAKKEIHPGHPNALTFKAYFADGSCVEKTFFSVGGGFITEEGEEAMQQNGVRLKYEVNDADELLTNCMRAGISISQMVRENERAWRSDTQTKDSVLNIWNVMSDCMYRGCTTAGTLPGGLHVARRAAALNQKLLQERNTQFTTKEQWMQAIESIHPSFQNTLNWVSCFALAVNEENASFGRVVTAPTNGAAGVIPAVLMYYLLFVKDKEQHGEDAVVNFILTASEIGALFKKGSTISAAMGGCQAEIGVSSAMAAGALTEQLGGSPHQVLQAAEIAMEHHLGLTCDPIGGLVQIPCIERNTMGAIKAITAAQLALQSDAERAKVSLDAVIKTMWETALDMSHKYKETADGGLAITIPLNLPEC is encoded by the coding sequence ATGGAAGCAATTAGTGTGTTAGATATGTTTAAGATTGGTGTAGGCCCTTCGAGTTCACACACACTTGGACCGTGGCGTGCTGCAGAGCGCTTCTTGAAAGAAATAGATAAGCAACTTACAAATATTCAAGCAGTAGAAATTATGTTGATGGGTTCGCTTGCCAAAACAGGAAAAGGACACGGAACAGATATTGCCGTATTGCTTGGATTGAGCGGAGCCGATCCCGTAACGTTTAATGTAGATTCGATTACACCAACCATAAATGCCATAAAAGATAAAAGGGAAATTTTGTTGAAAGGCTTGGTGCAAGTTCCATTTCATTATGAAACTCAATTGATGTTTGCTAAGAAAGAAATTCATCCGGGGCATCCGAATGCACTTACTTTCAAAGCATATTTTGCAGATGGGTCGTGTGTAGAGAAAACTTTTTTTTCAGTAGGTGGCGGGTTTATTACCGAAGAAGGAGAAGAAGCAATGCAGCAGAACGGAGTGCGCTTAAAATATGAAGTGAATGATGCCGATGAATTGCTTACAAACTGTATGCGAGCAGGTATCAGTATTTCGCAAATGGTGCGGGAGAATGAGCGAGCCTGGCGCAGCGATACGCAAACTAAGGATAGTGTGTTGAATATATGGAATGTAATGAGCGATTGCATGTATAGAGGTTGCACCACAGCAGGAACACTGCCGGGAGGCTTACATGTTGCCCGCAGAGCCGCAGCATTGAACCAAAAATTGCTGCAAGAAAGAAACACACAGTTTACAACCAAGGAGCAATGGATGCAAGCCATAGAGTCTATTCATCCTTCGTTTCAGAATACTTTAAATTGGGTGAGTTGCTTTGCATTGGCAGTAAACGAAGAGAATGCTTCGTTTGGAAGAGTAGTAACTGCACCTACCAATGGTGCTGCGGGCGTAATTCCTGCCGTGTTGATGTATTATCTTCTTTTTGTGAAGGACAAAGAGCAGCATGGTGAAGATGCCGTTGTAAATTTTATACTTACGGCTTCCGAAATTGGAGCACTGTTTAAAAAAGGCTCTACTATTTCGGCAGCCATGGGCGGTTGCCAAGCAGAAATAGGGGTAAGCAGCGCTATGGCAGCAGGCGCATTAACCGAGCAGTTGGGTGGTTCGCCACATCAAGTATTGCAAGCAGCAGAAATTGCCATGGAGCACCATCTTGGTTTAACCTGCGATCCAATTGGCGGATTAGTACAAATTCCATGTATTGAACGAAATACTATGGGAGCCATTAAAGCAATAACTGCTGCGCAGCTGGCATTGCAAAGCGATGCAGAGCGTGCTAAGGTGAGTTTAGATGCAGTTATTAAAACCATGTGGGAAACAGCACTTGATATGAGCCATAAGTATAAAGAAACTGCCGATGGTGGGCTTGCAATTACAATTCCGTTGAACCTACCCGAGTGCTGA